In Deinococcus terrestris, one DNA window encodes the following:
- a CDS encoding AzlD domain-containing protein, with the protein MSALVVTLLMWLVTYPARLLGLSLGGLRLPPFWLAFLRFVPVSVFAALIVPDVLGSPEWPRRLPAALVGALLLWRTRNLALGILGGFAAYWLLRGAGL; encoded by the coding sequence ATGAGTGCTCTGGTCGTCACCTTGCTGATGTGGCTGGTCACCTACCCGGCGCGGTTGCTGGGCCTGTCGCTGGGGGGCTTGCGGCTGCCGCCCTTCTGGCTGGCCTTCCTGCGCTTCGTGCCCGTCAGCGTGTTCGCCGCGCTGATCGTCCCCGACGTGCTGGGCAGCCCGGAGTGGCCCCGGCGCCTGCCCGCTGCGCTGGTGGGGGCGCTGCTGCTGTGGCGCACGCGCAACCTCGCGCTCGGCATCCTGGGGGGCTTCGCGGCGTACTGGCTGCTCCGGGGGGCGGGCCTGTAG
- a CDS encoding PASTA domain-containing protein, producing MTVQGGVIDGKYEVVRELSREGHVTLSEVRAGEGVTRRLAWFDVTSPAARQGFHAYRAALRAVNPAGLTDVVARPGAYYAVWQPVSGLPLEEVAAQPRKDEEVVQGVQALAAALATHGYALPDADVAVDGKEVRVAYLRPAPEGRTPEEVQRLNAAALAALGGGRIKRKRQPGAWLTFVPGLVFLGGAVYLGAQAAQVYLNPPVREVASVTGQPGQQAARTLTDAGFRVEYTLGDASGVDVGAVIRQDPAAGTNLPVGRLVTLTVNNPPSVPVPRLEELSLTQARAALRDGALVPGKIIRADGTLTKTPEGRVIAQVPEAGATIERGQPVSLIVSTGVRGKETYLPNLTGLEYEDARETIRLAGLVVTRVVQQPSDAAENTILDQTPAPYVRVAVGSPVTLTVATARYSPPAEPAGSLPLPPPPVIPEPEETEDPSGEGAAPAEPPGETAPAPEAPTETPTPVTPPESVPEETAPTDPEAAEPEAVPDATRTVNFRYEFPADLPAGTYTISVRDADGERQVDGPYSGADLAGAVAESDPADPLTVRGDAVIVIRRDGEEYATVTP from the coding sequence ATGACGGTCCAGGGCGGGGTCATAGACGGAAAGTACGAGGTCGTGCGGGAACTCTCGCGCGAGGGGCACGTTACCCTCAGCGAGGTTCGCGCGGGCGAGGGCGTCACCCGGCGCCTCGCGTGGTTCGACGTGACCTCGCCCGCCGCCCGGCAGGGCTTTCACGCCTACCGCGCCGCCCTGCGGGCCGTGAACCCGGCCGGCCTGACCGATGTGGTCGCCCGCCCCGGCGCCTACTACGCGGTGTGGCAGCCCGTCTCCGGCCTCCCTCTGGAGGAGGTCGCCGCGCAGCCCCGCAAGGACGAGGAGGTCGTGCAGGGGGTGCAGGCCCTCGCCGCCGCCCTCGCCACCCACGGCTACGCCCTGCCCGATGCCGACGTGGCCGTGGACGGCAAGGAGGTGCGGGTGGCCTACCTGCGCCCCGCTCCCGAGGGCCGCACTCCGGAAGAAGTGCAGCGTCTGAACGCGGCGGCGCTCGCGGCCCTGGGCGGCGGCCGGATCAAGCGCAAGCGGCAGCCGGGCGCGTGGCTCACCTTCGTGCCGGGGCTGGTGTTCCTGGGGGGCGCCGTGTACCTGGGCGCCCAGGCCGCGCAGGTCTACCTCAACCCGCCTGTGCGTGAGGTGGCCTCGGTGACCGGGCAGCCGGGGCAGCAGGCGGCCCGCACCCTCACCGACGCGGGGTTCCGGGTGGAATACACCCTGGGAGACGCTTCGGGGGTGGACGTGGGCGCCGTGATCCGGCAGGACCCGGCGGCGGGGACCAACCTGCCGGTGGGCCGCCTCGTCACCCTGACGGTGAACAACCCGCCCTCGGTGCCGGTGCCCCGCCTGGAGGAACTCAGTCTGACCCAGGCCCGCGCCGCCCTGCGCGACGGGGCGCTGGTGCCCGGCAAGATCATCCGCGCGGACGGGACCCTTACCAAGACACCGGAAGGCCGCGTGATCGCGCAGGTTCCGGAGGCGGGCGCGACCATCGAGCGCGGGCAGCCGGTCTCGCTGATCGTCTCGACCGGGGTGCGCGGCAAGGAAACCTACCTCCCCAACCTGACCGGCCTGGAGTACGAGGACGCCCGCGAGACCATCCGGCTGGCCGGGCTGGTGGTCACGCGGGTGGTGCAGCAGCCCAGCGACGCCGCCGAGAACACCATCCTCGACCAGACGCCCGCCCCCTATGTGCGGGTGGCGGTGGGCAGCCCGGTTACCCTGACGGTCGCCACCGCCCGCTACAGCCCCCCCGCCGAGCCTGCGGGCAGCCTGCCCCTGCCGCCGCCCCCGGTCATTCCCGAGCCAGAGGAAACGGAAGACCCGTCCGGCGAGGGTGCGGCACCTGCCGAGCCACCCGGCGAGACGGCTCCTGCCCCGGAAGCTCCCACTGAGACGCCCACCCCTGTGACGCCTCCCGAGAGCGTCCCCGAGGAGACGGCCCCCACCGACCCCGAGGCCGCCGAGCCGGAGGCGGTGCCCGACGCCACCCGCACGGTCAACTTCCGCTACGAGTTCCCCGCCGACCTGCCCGCCGGGACCTATACCATCTCCGTCCGCGACGCCGACGGCGAGCGCCAGGTGGACGGCCCTTACAGCGGCGCCGACCTCGCGGGCGCGGTGGCCGAGAGCGATCCCGCTGACCCCCTCACCGTGCGCGGCGACGCGGTTATCGTGATCCGGCGCGACGGCGAGGAATACGCGACGGTGACCCCTTAA
- a CDS encoding YgaP family membrane protein has product MQKNMGTADRTLRTVAGVGLIGLAATTRGPLALASGTLAAVMLGTSAVGTCPAYLPFGIDTREEKR; this is encoded by the coding sequence ATGCAGAAAAATATGGGCACCGCTGACCGCACCCTTCGCACTGTGGCTGGCGTGGGCCTGATCGGGCTGGCGGCCACCACCCGTGGGCCGCTGGCTCTGGCGAGCGGCACCCTGGCCGCCGTGATGCTGGGCACCTCTGCCGTGGGCACCTGCCCCGCCTACCTGCCCTTCGGCATCGACACCCGCGAAGAGAAGCGCTGA
- a CDS encoding ferritin-like domain-containing protein yields MSNDTPNTSTRRKFLGMAGLVGAGAVLSSCTSVIATTPKKPNLDAAIFNFALNLEYLEAAFYLAAVGRLDELTAAGGDAGKVILPAGFTGRGGATLPGLTGDMLAMANEIADDELAHVRFIRGVLKTGAVAQPRLDLGPAFDAAGRAASGGAITGFNPYANELFFLHGAFIFEDVGVTAYKGAARLISDDSANGNLEQAAGILAVEAYHSGSIRTQLYRRRGEAAAAGLNVEAVVQAISNLRDSVDGADDRDQGITATGNAGVPARSANIVPTDANGVAFSRTPRQVANIVFLSQGQAKGGFFPDGLSATTAAGGAVNYTPLLNL; encoded by the coding sequence ATGAGCAACGACACACCCAACACGAGCACCCGCCGCAAGTTCCTGGGCATGGCTGGCCTCGTCGGCGCGGGCGCCGTGCTGTCGAGCTGCACCAGCGTGATCGCCACGACACCGAAGAAGCCCAACCTCGACGCGGCCATCTTCAACTTCGCCCTCAACCTCGAATACCTCGAAGCCGCCTTTTACCTCGCGGCGGTCGGCCGCCTCGACGAGCTGACGGCGGCGGGCGGCGACGCGGGCAAGGTCATCTTGCCTGCGGGCTTTACCGGACGCGGCGGGGCCACCTTGCCCGGCCTGACCGGCGACATGCTGGCGATGGCGAACGAGATTGCGGACGACGAACTCGCGCACGTGCGCTTTATTCGGGGCGTGCTCAAGACGGGCGCCGTCGCGCAGCCCCGGCTGGACCTCGGCCCGGCCTTCGACGCGGCGGGGCGGGCGGCCTCGGGTGGGGCGATCACCGGCTTCAACCCCTACGCGAACGAGCTGTTCTTCCTGCACGGGGCGTTCATCTTCGAGGACGTGGGCGTGACCGCGTACAAGGGCGCGGCCCGGTTGATCTCCGACGACAGCGCGAATGGCAATCTCGAGCAGGCCGCCGGAATCCTGGCGGTCGAGGCCTACCACTCCGGCTCCATCCGCACCCAGCTTTACCGCCGCCGGGGCGAGGCGGCGGCGGCGGGCCTGAACGTGGAAGCGGTCGTGCAGGCGATCAGCAACCTGCGCGACTCGGTCGACGGCGCGGACGACCGCGACCAGGGCATCACCGCGACCGGCAACGCGGGCGTCCCGGCCCGCAGCGCCAACATCGTGCCGACCGACGCGAACGGGGTGGCCTTCAGCCGCACGCCGCGTCAGGTGGCGAACATCGTCTTCCTGAGCCAGGGACAGGCGAAGGGCGGCTTCTTCCCCGATGGCCTGAGCGCCACCACCGCCGCGGGCGGGGCCGTGAACTACACGCCCCTGCTGAACCTGTAA
- a CDS encoding TlpA family protein disulfide reductase, translating into MLPSSLPWPAPADFVHGEPLPPPTAWDRPGLVMFFNLECAGCVSRGIPFLKRLHAEHGDRAHLMALHTSRGHRPLPREDVEPTLVKFAREFARLPFPVALDVSGDLARAWETEGTPHWLAFAPGGELLRSVYGSQENAQTRLQYLLEEQAGGG; encoded by the coding sequence ATGCTCCCCTCCTCCCTGCCCTGGCCCGCGCCCGCAGACTTCGTGCACGGCGAGCCGCTGCCCCCGCCGACTGCGTGGGACCGCCCCGGCCTGGTGATGTTCTTTAACCTGGAGTGCGCCGGGTGCGTGTCGCGCGGGATTCCCTTTCTCAAGCGGCTGCACGCCGAGCATGGCGACCGCGCTCACCTGATGGCCCTGCACACCAGCCGGGGCCACCGCCCGCTGCCCCGGGAGGACGTGGAACCCACGCTGGTGAAGTTCGCCCGCGAGTTCGCCCGCCTGCCCTTTCCGGTCGCGCTCGACGTGTCCGGCGACCTCGCCCGCGCGTGGGAGACGGAGGGCACTCCGCACTGGCTGGCCTTCGCGCCCGGCGGCGAGCTGCTGCGGAGCGTGTACGGCAGCCAGGAGAACGCGCAGACCCGCCTTCAGTACCTGCTGGAGGAGCAGGCGGGGGGCGGCTGA
- a CDS encoding FAD-dependent monooxygenase, which translates to MKVNIIGAGIGGLAVARALSLRGLRPQVYESNPRMVSLGGGLIIPPNSARILDHLGLGSVLEEHGLPLDDMQILDSGGKLLYRRDQGEVRERHGRPLYAIARTALHRALAESLPEGTLHAGHHLERIQHHFDGVAAVFRGGQEADGELLIGADGRTSRARQIMLPETKLVPTGQTAYRGVASTDPLPEWRGTFGEFWGRGRRFTFFRIGPGQTYWHAPVTQAPGSFLERPKTELLRLYRDFPAQVTELLAHTDEASMSAVELADLSPIPTWWRGRVALLGDAAHATSPNLGQGAAQALEDAEALAEALMVHPTREAALTHYQHSREASANAVVQQSRQLGELGQAGGAVRLLRNLALAVTPDLARRRIESFYGEVRG; encoded by the coding sequence ATGAAGGTCAACATCATCGGCGCGGGCATCGGCGGACTCGCCGTTGCGCGGGCGCTGTCGCTGCGCGGGCTGCGGCCCCAGGTCTACGAATCGAACCCCCGGATGGTCTCGCTGGGCGGCGGCCTGATCATTCCGCCCAACTCGGCCCGGATCCTCGACCACCTGGGCTTGGGGAGCGTGCTGGAGGAGCACGGCCTGCCGCTGGACGACATGCAGATTCTGGATTCGGGCGGCAAGCTGCTCTACCGCCGCGACCAGGGCGAGGTGCGCGAGCGCCACGGACGGCCCCTCTACGCCATCGCGCGGACCGCGCTGCACCGGGCACTGGCCGAGAGCCTGCCGGAGGGCACCCTCCACGCCGGGCACCACCTCGAACGCATTCAGCACCACTTCGACGGGGTGGCGGCCGTCTTTCGCGGCGGGCAGGAGGCCGACGGCGAGTTGCTGATCGGCGCGGACGGGCGCACCTCGCGGGCCAGGCAGATCATGCTGCCCGAGACCAAATTGGTGCCCACCGGCCAGACCGCCTACCGGGGGGTGGCGAGCACCGATCCGCTGCCGGAGTGGCGGGGCACCTTCGGGGAGTTCTGGGGCCGGGGGCGGCGCTTTACCTTCTTCCGCATCGGGCCGGGCCAGACCTACTGGCACGCGCCCGTGACCCAGGCGCCCGGCAGCTTCCTCGAGCGGCCCAAGACCGAGCTGCTGCGGCTCTACCGAGACTTTCCGGCGCAGGTGACCGAGCTGCTTGCCCACACCGACGAGGCGAGCATGAGTGCCGTGGAACTCGCGGACCTCTCCCCCATCCCAACGTGGTGGCGCGGCCGGGTGGCCCTGCTGGGCGACGCCGCGCACGCGACCAGCCCCAACCTCGGGCAGGGAGCCGCGCAGGCCCTGGAAGACGCCGAGGCGCTTGCCGAAGCCCTGATGGTCCACCCCACCCGCGAGGCCGCGCTGACCCACTACCAGCACTCGCGCGAAGCCTCGGCGAACGCGGTCGTGCAGCAGTCGCGCCAGCTTGGGGAACTCGGGCAGGCGGGCGGCGCGGTGCGGCTGCTGCGCAACCTCGCCCTCGCGGTGACCCCGGACCTGGCCCGGCGGCGCATCGAGTCTTTTTACGGCGAGGTGCGGGGCTAA
- a CDS encoding SDR family oxidoreductase, which yields MALFRLDGKRALVTGGSKGIGRAAAQALAELGAEVTLAARGEAALREAAAEIPGSRWVVADVGTPGGVRAAVEAAGEVDILVSNAGGPPPSLPSEVTEEGWQRGFETTFLSTVRLADAVLPGMRGRGWGRIIAVTSLTVGRPSLTLPVSNAMRAAVTNHLRTLALEVSRDGVTCNTVAPGYTATDRLRALHADPAAAEALAGRIPARRFGGPHEVGAAVAFLATGEAGYITGQELLVDGGWSI from the coding sequence ATGGCACTCTTTCGGCTGGACGGCAAACGCGCCCTTGTCACGGGCGGCAGCAAGGGCATCGGGCGGGCGGCGGCGCAGGCCCTCGCGGAGCTGGGCGCCGAAGTGACGCTGGCCGCGCGGGGCGAGGCCGCGCTGCGGGAGGCCGCCGCCGAGATTCCCGGCTCACGCTGGGTGGTGGCCGACGTGGGCACCCCGGGGGGCGTCCGGGCGGCGGTGGAGGCGGCGGGCGAGGTGGACATCCTCGTGAGCAACGCGGGCGGGCCGCCTCCCAGTCTGCCCAGCGAAGTGACCGAGGAGGGCTGGCAGCGCGGCTTCGAGACGACCTTCCTGTCCACCGTGCGCCTCGCGGACGCAGTGCTGCCGGGTATGCGCGGGCGGGGCTGGGGCCGGATTATCGCGGTGACCAGCCTGACGGTGGGGCGGCCCTCGCTCACCCTCCCCGTGAGCAACGCGATGCGGGCCGCCGTCACCAACCACCTGCGGACCCTCGCGCTGGAGGTCAGCCGCGACGGGGTGACCTGCAACACCGTCGCGCCCGGCTACACCGCCACCGACCGCCTGAGGGCGCTGCACGCCGACCCGGCAGCGGCCGAGGCGCTCGCGGGGCGCATCCCCGCCCGCCGCTTCGGGGGGCCGCACGAGGTGGGCGCGGCGGTCGCCTTTCTCGCCACCGGGGAAGCCGGGTACATCACCGGACAGGAGCTTCTGGTGGACGGCGGCTGGAGCATCTGA
- a CDS encoding nucleotidyltransferase family protein: MNSAEFRATIRLNLANAAILDRLPELGAPQAHLVAGALFQTVWNVRGGQAPAAGIRDYDLFYWDPDPSYEAEDAVIRRAADLFGDLGVRVEVRNQARVHLWFPEKHGLTRPPIRSAREGIDQFLVECTCVGVDASGQLYAPYGLRDLAAGVLRPNPRSHTPGLYAAKVADYRARWPWLREG; the protein is encoded by the coding sequence ATGAACAGCGCTGAGTTCCGGGCGACCATCCGCCTGAACCTGGCAAACGCGGCGATTCTGGACCGCCTGCCCGAGCTGGGGGCACCGCAGGCGCACCTCGTCGCGGGAGCGCTCTTCCAGACCGTCTGGAACGTGCGCGGCGGGCAGGCCCCGGCGGCAGGCATCCGCGACTACGACCTCTTCTACTGGGACCCCGACCCCAGCTACGAGGCCGAGGACGCCGTCATTCGCCGCGCCGCCGACCTCTTTGGGGACCTCGGCGTGCGGGTGGAGGTCCGCAACCAGGCCCGCGTCCACCTGTGGTTCCCCGAGAAACATGGCCTGACCCGCCCGCCCATCCGCAGCGCCCGCGAGGGGATTGACCAGTTTCTGGTGGAATGCACTTGCGTCGGCGTGGACGCCTCGGGCCAGCTCTACGCCCCCTATGGTCTACGTGACCTCGCCGCCGGGGTGCTGCGGCCCAACCCCCGGAGCCACACGCCGGGCCTGTACGCGGCGAAGGTGGCCGACTACCGGGCGCGGTGGCCCTGGCTGCGGGAGGGGTGA
- a CDS encoding cysteine desulfurase family protein, giving the protein MIYLDYAATHPMTPQALAAYAEAAALPGNPSSVHAAGQAARERLEEGRARVAAALGVDPRTVIANGGGTEGDNHVLLGVAQAWRERHGLPGHLVTTPTEHSAVLAPARALAAQGWAVTFLTPDAGGHYAPAELAEVLRDDTALVSIHHANNEIGTVQDTAALAAAAQERGVAYHTDAVQAPGVLPLDLTGWGVTFATFSAHKWGGPRGVGFLYVRRGTELPPVTLGGGQEGGLRPGTGNTAGVYAAGVALTSAEAAREATFAHLTRRRDRFLAGVSAIPGLRLNHPADGSPKVASVTVPGADGEALLMNLDLMGVCASAGSACSAGTMQPSHVLTALGLSEADARATLRFSFGAATTEAEVDAAAAALVQAAEFSRI; this is encoded by the coding sequence ATGATCTACCTCGACTACGCCGCCACCCATCCCATGACCCCGCAGGCGCTCGCCGCCTACGCCGAGGCTGCCGCGCTGCCCGGCAATCCGTCCTCGGTTCACGCGGCGGGGCAGGCCGCCCGCGAGCGGCTGGAGGAAGGCCGCGCCCGCGTCGCCGCCGCGCTGGGCGTGGACCCCCGCACCGTGATCGCCAACGGCGGCGGCACCGAGGGCGACAACCACGTGCTGCTGGGGGTGGCCCAGGCGTGGCGGGAGCGGCACGGGCTCCCCGGCCACCTCGTCACCACGCCCACCGAGCACTCGGCGGTGCTGGCCCCGGCCCGCGCTCTGGCGGCGCAAGGGTGGGCGGTCACCTTCCTGACGCCGGACGCGGGAGGGCACTACGCCCCGGCGGAACTGGCAGAAGTGCTGCGGGACGACACCGCCCTCGTCTCCATCCACCACGCGAACAACGAGATCGGGACTGTACAGGACACGGCAGCGCTCGCGGCCGCAGCGCAGGAACGGGGCGTGGCCTACCACACCGACGCAGTGCAGGCCCCCGGTGTGCTCCCGCTGGACCTGACCGGCTGGGGGGTCACTTTCGCCACCTTCAGCGCCCACAAGTGGGGCGGGCCGCGTGGGGTGGGCTTCCTGTACGTGCGGCGCGGGACCGAGCTGCCGCCCGTCACTCTGGGCGGCGGGCAGGAGGGCGGCCTGCGCCCTGGCACCGGGAACACGGCGGGGGTGTACGCGGCGGGCGTGGCCCTGACCTCGGCGGAGGCCGCACGGGAGGCGACGTTCGCCCACCTGACCCGGAGGCGCGACCGCTTCCTGGCAGGCGTCTCGGCCATCCCCGGTCTGCGCCTCAACCACCCGGCGGACGGCAGCCCCAAGGTCGCCTCGGTGACGGTCCCCGGCGCGGACGGCGAGGCCCTGCTGATGAACCTCGACCTGATGGGCGTGTGCGCGAGCGCGGGTAGCGCGTGCTCGGCGGGGACGATGCAGCCCAGCCACGTCCTGACCGCCCTGGGCCTCAGCGAGGCCGACGCCCGCGCCACCTTGCGTTTCAGCTTCGGCGCGGCGACCACGGAGGCCGAGGTGGACGCGGCGGCGGCAGCGCTCGTGCAGGCGGCGGAGTTCAGCCGGATATGA
- a CDS encoding RNA polymerase sigma factor produces the protein MSAEPPPAEPTDETLLRQMAGGDEAALLELHRRYVRLLTALGYRMLRQREDVDACVQDAFFNAWRHAGRFDPSRARAKTWLVSIAHHRFLQHLRDRPDAGLELGDWDAPTPAPDHEGRLLAGRALGVLDPAQRELIELAYYRGHSHSELAALTGLPLGTVKSRLRSALERMRGVLHPAEGEDTP, from the coding sequence ATGTCCGCCGAGCCGCCGCCCGCCGAACCCACCGACGAGACGCTGCTGCGGCAGATGGCCGGGGGCGACGAGGCCGCGCTGTTGGAGCTGCATCGCCGCTACGTGCGCCTGCTGACCGCCCTGGGCTACCGGATGCTGCGCCAGCGCGAGGACGTGGACGCCTGCGTGCAGGACGCCTTTTTCAACGCGTGGCGGCACGCGGGGAGATTCGACCCCTCGCGGGCACGGGCGAAAACGTGGCTGGTGAGCATCGCGCACCACCGCTTTCTCCAGCACCTGCGCGACCGCCCGGACGCGGGCCTGGAACTTGGAGACTGGGACGCGCCCACCCCCGCCCCGGACCACGAGGGCCGGTTGCTGGCAGGCCGCGCCCTGGGCGTGCTGGACCCCGCGCAGCGCGAGCTGATCGAACTGGCGTACTACCGGGGCCACTCGCACTCGGAACTTGCCGCGCTGACCGGGCTGCCGCTGGGCACGGTCAAGTCCCGCCTGCGCTCGGCCCTGGAGCGGATGCGCGGCGTACTGCACCCGGCAGAAGGAGAGGACACCCCATGA
- a CDS encoding twin-arginine translocase TatA/TatE family subunit, giving the protein MPNIGAAELMMIAVVALLVFGPRKLPELGRSVGQALREFRRTTAQVTDELRGGLEDGRDRP; this is encoded by the coding sequence ATGCCCAATATCGGAGCTGCTGAACTGATGATGATCGCGGTGGTCGCGTTGCTGGTCTTCGGCCCGCGCAAGCTGCCCGAACTCGGCCGCAGCGTCGGTCAGGCCCTGCGCGAGTTCCGCCGGACCACCGCCCAGGTGACAGACGAACTGCGCGGCGGGCTGGAGGATGGGCGCGACCGTCCGTGA
- a CDS encoding AzlC family ABC transporter permease: protein MVTAPTPSAFWPPFWRGFRALTPLWLGLIPFAVAYAVTARAAGLSVFETQLMSLTVFAGASQFAAAGLFAGGASALGIVATTFLLNARHVLYGLSLARQVPLSGAQRLVAAQFLTDEAYGVAVVHGPREPGGLSFAFLLGAELSLYLVWNAATLAGALAGEVLPDPEALGVGVIFPLAFLGLLVPLLGDRKAVLVALASGLGAWGLARVLPGGLVVLVAGVGGALLGAWLVTRRGQA, encoded by the coding sequence ATGGTGACCGCCCCCACCCCCTCCGCCTTCTGGCCCCCCTTCTGGCGCGGGTTCCGTGCCCTGACGCCGCTGTGGCTGGGGCTGATTCCCTTCGCGGTCGCGTATGCGGTCACGGCGCGGGCGGCGGGGCTGAGCGTGTTCGAGACCCAGCTCATGAGCCTGACCGTCTTCGCGGGGGCCTCGCAATTCGCGGCGGCGGGGCTGTTCGCGGGCGGCGCCTCGGCGCTGGGCATCGTGGCGACGACCTTTCTGCTCAACGCGCGGCATGTCCTGTACGGCCTGAGCCTCGCCCGGCAGGTGCCGCTCTCGGGGGCGCAGCGCCTCGTGGCCGCGCAGTTCCTCACCGACGAGGCGTATGGGGTGGCGGTCGTCCACGGCCCGCGCGAGCCCGGCGGCCTGAGCTTCGCCTTCCTGCTGGGGGCCGAACTCAGCCTGTACCTCGTGTGGAACGCCGCGACGCTGGCGGGAGCGCTCGCGGGTGAGGTGCTGCCTGACCCGGAAGCGCTCGGCGTGGGCGTGATCTTCCCGCTCGCCTTCCTGGGGCTGCTGGTGCCGCTGCTGGGGGACCGCAAGGCCGTACTGGTCGCCCTCGCCTCGGGGCTGGGGGCGTGGGGGCTGGCGCGGGTGCTGCCGGGCGGCCTCGTCGTGCTGGTCGCGGGGGTGGGCGGGGCGCTGCTGGGGGCGTGGCTGGTCACGCGCCGGGGGCAGGCATGA
- a CDS encoding anti-sigma factor, with protein MTPDRDDLLAYALGTLSPAEAARVEADLDRDPALRAELRADLDALALLLDDLDPQAVPVSAGAEQTLLARVRAEGSPGPGAAPIPLPSARPPRRWPVAVGLVAALALVFVLLPRPQADPLEAYLETPGAVERSLESDGERVGTLVQLPQGRVFVQLSRPLPPQRTYQLWRIENGTPVSLGTFERGLLVTLAPGSTLAVSVEPPGGSPQPTTTPLFVQPL; from the coding sequence ATGACGCCCGACCGCGACGACCTGCTGGCCTACGCCCTGGGGACCCTTTCCCCGGCGGAGGCGGCGCGGGTCGAGGCCGACCTGGACCGCGACCCGGCGCTGCGGGCCGAGCTGCGGGCCGACCTGGACGCGCTCGCGCTGCTGCTGGACGACCTCGACCCGCAGGCGGTGCCCGTGTCCGCAGGCGCCGAGCAGACGCTGCTGGCGCGGGTGCGGGCAGAGGGGTCACCTGGGCCGGGAGCGGCTCCAATCCCTCTCCCGTCCGCCCGCCCGCCACGCCGCTGGCCGGTTGCCGTGGGGCTCGTGGCCGCGCTGGCGCTGGTCTTCGTCCTGCTGCCGCGCCCGCAGGCCGACCCGCTGGAGGCGTACCTGGAGACGCCCGGCGCCGTCGAGCGGTCTCTGGAATCGGACGGCGAGCGCGTGGGCACATTGGTGCAGTTGCCGCAGGGCCGGGTCTTCGTCCAGCTGTCGCGCCCCCTGCCCCCCCAGCGGACCTACCAGTTGTGGCGAATCGAGAACGGCACGCCCGTCTCGCTGGGGACCTTCGAGCGCGGCCTGTTGGTCACCCTCGCCCCCGGTTCCACCCTGGCCGTCAGCGTGGAGCCGCCCGGCGGCAGCCCGCAGCCCACGACCACGCCGCTGTTCGTGCAGCCGCTGTGA
- a CDS encoding ADP-ribosylglycohydrolase family protein gives MPERALPTLLSLAAADALGAATEFKTPEAIRARYGESFTDYQPGSVFGFAPGEATDDSQMTAATLLGYGRGGGLEGVLAALRDWLDTAPPDVGGLTRAALRGGDLEGGARAWTQSGHQSAGNGGLMRIAAVWLAGFRGEALDREAAAVTALTHTDPRCVHASVFFTAWLEGLEAGGGYRDAAEAALERMDRLGARATLLDAGLFGLDTRPAHDAFREGDRAARSQVRARVRSGLSGHATSQSGYVLDTLEAAVAHARADSWLGCVEPAVLRGDDSDTVACVVGAVAGARGLEVPPHLLPPLRLGHSWPGWERGWSCAAHFPALLEAARAQLRS, from the coding sequence ATGCCCGAGCGTGCGCTGCCCACCCTCCTCTCCCTTGCCGCCGCCGACGCGCTGGGGGCCGCCACCGAGTTCAAGACCCCGGAGGCGATCCGCGCCCGCTACGGCGAGTCCTTTACCGACTACCAGCCCGGCAGCGTGTTCGGCTTCGCGCCCGGCGAGGCCACCGACGACAGCCAGATGACGGCGGCCACCCTGCTGGGCTACGGGCGGGGCGGCGGGCTGGAGGGCGTCCTCGCGGCCCTGCGGGACTGGCTGGACACGGCTCCCCCCGATGTGGGCGGCCTGACGCGGGCGGCGCTGCGCGGCGGGGACTTGGAGGGCGGGGCGCGGGCCTGGACCCAAAGTGGACACCAGAGCGCTGGAAACGGCGGCCTGATGCGGATTGCGGCCGTGTGGCTGGCAGGCTTCCGGGGCGAGGCCCTGGACCGCGAGGCGGCGGCCGTGACGGCCCTGACCCACACCGACCCCCGCTGCGTCCACGCTTCGGTCTTCTTCACGGCGTGGCTGGAAGGGTTGGAGGCGGGAGGGGGGTACCGGGACGCGGCGGAGGCAGCGTTGGAGCGAATGGACCGCTTGGGCGCCCGCGCTACCCTGTTAGACGCCGGACTGTTTGGTCTGGACACCCGCCCCGCCCACGACGCCTTCCGGGAAGGCGACCGCGCCGCCCGCTCGCAGGTTCGCGCCCGCGTGCGCTCGGGCCTCTCGGGGCACGCCACCTCCCAGAGTGGCTACGTGCTGGACACGCTGGAGGCCGCCGTCGCCCACGCCCGCGCCGACTCGTGGCTGGGGTGCGTGGAACCCGCCGTCCTGCGCGGCGACGACAGCGACACGGTGGCGTGCGTGGTGGGGGCCGTCGCCGGGGCGCGGGGGCTGGAGGTGCCGCCCCACCTGCTGCCCCCGCTGCGCCTGGGCCACTCCTGGCCGGGCTGGGAGCGGGGCTGGAGTTGCGCGGCGCACTTTCCGGCGCTGCTGGAGGCTGCCCGTGCCCAGCTCCGGTCATGA